The Natranaeroarchaeum aerophilus DNA window CGCTAATCCCAACGAGCGTCTCATTTTCACCGGTGATGAGGCCGTCCATTATTGATCACCTCGGCTGGCACCAACACCCTCGAGACCAGCATAATCGTCCCCACCGAACCGCTTGCGGATCTTCTCGTCGATGAGGTCCTCGATGTAGTCGCCAAAGTCGGCCGATTTCTCGGCGATGGCCTTCGACCCCGCCTCGTAGACCGGCTCGTAGGCGGCTTTCGAGACGTCACTGGCGACTCCCGACGCGAGCTCGGAGATGAGTTGCTGGCCGGCGACGGCGCCGCCGGCTGTTCCAACGCCGGGGGCGATCATCGTTCCCACCGCGGCGCCGACTAACCCGCCGGCCGCGCCGATGGCGCCTTTGCTGGCGGCCTTGCCGAGGCGGTCTCGCCAGGAGGTGTCGCCCTCGATCGCGTCGAACAACGTGGCCTGGTTCTCCTTGAGCTGGTCGACCTCCATGGCTAACGCCTCGGGATCAGTGGAGACGCTGGTCTCGAAGCGCTCTTCGGCCTCTTGGTGGGCCTGCTCGAGTTGCGCCTCGGAGGGCATCCGCTGAATGTGCACGTCGGCGCCCATCCGATTGACCACCAGCGGCTCCTCGCCAGAAAGCGCCTGGGCAGCCATCTCGTCGGCCTCGCGCTCTAGCTGCGGGTCAGGATCGATCTGCAGGCCGCCCTCCTTGGGCATCATGCTGATCGCCGCACCGCCAGTCTGTTGTTTGACGTGTGCGAGTTCGTGAGCAAGCAGGTACTGTCCCTCGGGCGACTCCGGATTATACTCGCCGGAATTGAACGCGATCTTGTGCCCGCACGTGAACGCGCGGGCGTCGATCGCCTCGCAGGCTTTGGTCGCGTCCGCGCCCGTGTGGATGCGCACGTCAGAGAAGTCCGCGTCCATCCGGTCTTCGAGCGAGCGCTGGATCGTCCCCTCGAGGGGCATGCCTTCACCGCCGACGACGTCCAGCACCGGCTCCGGAATGTCTTCGGGGTCCGAAGTTGTTCCTTCGGTGGCT harbors:
- a CDS encoding eCIS core domain-containing protein, which gives rise to MHEQNYGPCMHDWLDEGIPPEDLGKPKEMEDHRIQRATEGTTSDPEDIPEPVLDVVGGEGMPLEGTIQRSLEDRMDADFSDVRIHTGADATKACEAIDARAFTCGHKIAFNSGEYNPESPEGQYLLAHELAHVKQQTGGAAISMMPKEGGLQIDPDPQLEREADEMAAQALSGEEPLVVNRMGADVHIQRMPSEAQLEQAHQEAEERFETSVSTDPEALAMEVDQLKENQATLFDAIEGDTSWRDRLGKAASKGAIGAAGGLVGAAVGTMIAPGVGTAGGAVAGQQLISELASGVASDVSKAAYEPVYEAGSKAIAEKSADFGDYIEDLIDEKIRKRFGGDDYAGLEGVGASRGDQ